From the genome of Agromyces intestinalis:
CGAGGCGATCGTGCGGGCTGCCGGCGACACCTCGCACCACTGGGGCCTCGCGGCGATCGGAGCCGCCGACCCTGCGCGATCGTCTGAGGCGGAGGTCGGCGAGGCCGGGGTCGGCGAGGCCGGGGTCGGCGAGGCCGGCGCCGGCGAGGCCGCGGTCGGCGAGGCGGGAGTCTCGGGTGCCTGAGCGGGCGGGGCGTCTGGGCGTCGGCGCGATCGGCGCCGGCCGGGTCGGCGCGGTGCTCGCCGCGGCGCTGGGCGGCGCGGGGCACGCGATCACCGGCGTCGCGGCGGTGTCCGAACGCAGCCGCGACCGTGCCGACGCGATGCTTCCCGGCGTGCCGGTGCTTGCGGTGCCCGACGTGGTCGAGCGCAGCGAGCTGGTGTTGCTCGCCATCCCCGCCGACGAACTCGAACAGCTCGTCGCGGGGCTCGCCGCCGCCGGCGTGTGGCAGCCGGGGCAGCTCGTGCTGCACACCGCGGCGGGCTACGGAACCGACGTGCTCGAGCCCGCGCGCCGTGCGGGGGCGATTCCGCTCGCCGTGCACCCCGCGATGAGCTTCACCGGCACCACGATCGACGTGGCGCGACTCGTCGGCACCTGGTTCGCGGTCACCGCGCCGGCACCCGTGCTGCCGATCGCCCAAGCGCTCGTCGTCGAGATGGGCGGCGAGCCGTTCGTCGTCGCCGAGGCCGACCGGCCTGCCTACGCCGAGGCGATCGAGACCGCGGTGTCGTTCTCGACCGCGATCGTCGACCAGGCCAGCGGCATCCTCGGCGGGATCGGCGTGGCCCGGCCGGGCGCGGTGCTCGCGCCACTCGTGCGCAGCACGGTTGAGAACGCGCTCGCCCGCCATGACGGCGGACCGCTGCCCGAGGTCGGGCCGCTTCCAGACGATGCGGGTAGCATCGATGAGGCCGGAACCGACCGGCCGCCAGGAGGTACCCGGTGACCACGCCCGCCGTCGCGACCCGCATCGTCGACACCATCTCCGCACTGCGTGGCATCCTCGCCGAGCGACGTGCCGGCGGAGCATCCGTCGCCCTCGTGCCCACCATGGGCGCGCTGCACGACGGCCACTTCGCGCTCGT
Proteins encoded in this window:
- a CDS encoding Rossmann-like and DUF2520 domain-containing protein; protein product: MPERAGRLGVGAIGAGRVGAVLAAALGGAGHAITGVAAVSERSRDRADAMLPGVPVLAVPDVVERSELVLLAIPADELEQLVAGLAAAGVWQPGQLVLHTAAGYGTDVLEPARRAGAIPLAVHPAMSFTGTTIDVARLVGTWFAVTAPAPVLPIAQALVVEMGGEPFVVAEADRPAYAEAIETAVSFSTAIVDQASGILGGIGVARPGAVLAPLVRSTVENALARHDGGPLPEVGPLPDDAGSIDEAGTDRPPGGTR